In the Flagellimonas sp. HMM57 genome, one interval contains:
- a CDS encoding peptidylprolyl isomerase — MQDGIYAKFNTTKGEILVKLTHDKTPGTVGNFVALAEGDMENGSKPQGKPYYDGLKFHRVIQDFMIQGGCPQGTGTGDPGYKFDDEFHPELTHEGPGVLSMANAGPGTNGSQFFITHVATPWLDNKHTVFGFVEHGQEVVDAIVQDDAIEKLEIVRVGEEAESWNAIEAFRTFEGAREKRIAEQKAQAEAEMEKLAAGFDTTESGLRYKMIQEGSGAKAEKGKTVSVHYEGSLTNGQVFDSSYSRNQPIDFTLGVGQVISGWDEGIALLKVGDKARFVIPSHLAYGSAGAGGVIPPDATLIFDVELMNVK; from the coding sequence ATGCAAGACGGAATCTACGCAAAATTTAATACTACAAAAGGGGAGATTTTAGTAAAATTGACCCATGACAAAACCCCTGGCACTGTAGGCAACTTTGTTGCTTTGGCAGAAGGTGATATGGAAAATGGTAGCAAGCCACAAGGAAAACCTTACTATGATGGACTTAAGTTTCACCGTGTCATACAGGATTTTATGATTCAGGGAGGATGTCCCCAAGGAACGGGTACAGGCGACCCTGGATACAAGTTCGATGATGAGTTTCATCCAGAGCTTACCCATGAAGGACCAGGTGTACTTTCCATGGCCAATGCAGGTCCCGGAACCAATGGAAGTCAGTTTTTTATAACACATGTGGCTACACCTTGGTTGGACAATAAACACACTGTTTTTGGTTTTGTGGAACATGGACAAGAAGTTGTTGATGCCATTGTCCAAGATGATGCGATTGAAAAACTGGAAATTGTTCGAGTAGGTGAAGAGGCGGAAAGTTGGAATGCCATTGAAGCATTTAGAACTTTTGAAGGAGCACGGGAGAAACGTATTGCAGAACAAAAGGCACAGGCAGAAGCAGAAATGGAAAAATTAGCAGCTGGTTTTGATACAACGGAATCTGGTCTGCGTTATAAAATGATTCAAGAAGGAAGTGGTGCAAAAGCGGAAAAAGGTAAAACAGTTTCCGTACACTATGAAGGTAGTTTGACAAACGGACAGGTTTTTGATTCCTCCTATAGTAGAAACCAACCTATAGATTTTACTTTGGGTGTAGGTCAGGTAATTTCTGGTTGGGACGAAGGTATTGCGCTATTAAAAGTTGGCGATAAGGCACGTTTTGTAATACCATCGCATTTAGCTTATGGCAGTGCTGGTGCTGGTGGCGTTATCCCTCCAGATGCAACTTTGATATTCGATGTGGAATTGATGAACGTTAAATAA
- a CDS encoding cold-shock protein, translating into MSKGTVKFFNDSKGYGFITEEGSNTDHFVHVSGLIDEIREGDAVEFELQQGKKGLNAVNVQVID; encoded by the coding sequence ATGAGTAAAGGAACAGTAAAATTCTTCAATGATTCAAAAGGCTATGGCTTTATTACTGAAGAAGGTTCAAACACAGATCACTTCGTACACGTTTCAGGCTTAATTGACGAAATTAGAGAAGGTGACGCCGTAGAATTCGAACTACAGCAAGGTAAAAAAGGATTGAACGCCGTAAATGTACAAGTTATAGATTAA
- a CDS encoding peroxiredoxin: MATIRLGDTAPDFTAETSQGTLNFYDYLGDGWGILFSHPADFTPVCTTELGTAAKFKDEFEKRNVKMMALSVDGAESHAEWIKDINETQDTIVNFPIIADEDRKVSDLYDMIHPNADDTLTVRSVFIVGPDKKVKLILTYPASTGRNFYELLRVIDSLQLTAHHKVATPANWEHGEKVVVSPSIPTQEAKEIFSKGVEEVKPYLRLTPDPTA; this comes from the coding sequence ATGGCTACAATTAGATTAGGCGATACAGCTCCCGATTTTACTGCTGAAACTTCACAGGGAACACTAAATTTTTATGATTATCTAGGTGACGGTTGGGGAATATTATTTTCTCATCCTGCTGATTTTACACCAGTTTGTACTACAGAATTAGGAACAGCAGCCAAGTTCAAGGATGAGTTTGAAAAGCGCAATGTAAAAATGATGGCCTTAAGTGTAGACGGTGCCGAATCGCACGCTGAATGGATTAAAGACATTAATGAAACTCAAGATACCATTGTCAATTTTCCGATTATAGCGGACGAAGACAGAAAGGTGTCCGATTTGTACGATATGATTCACCCTAACGCGGACGATACTCTAACAGTTCGTTCGGTTTTCATCGTAGGCCCCGACAAAAAAGTTAAGCTGATTTTAACTTATCCTGCTTCGACCGGACGTAATTTTTATGAGTTATTGCGCGTAATTGATTCACTACAGTTGACTGCACATCATAAAGTTGCAACACCGGCAAACTGGGAACATGGAGAAAAAGTGGTTGTAAGTCCATCAATACCAACCCAAGAGGCGAAGGAGATTTTTTCCAAAGGAGTTGAAGAAGTCAAGCCTTACCTGCGTTTAACACCGGACCCTACAGCGTAG
- a CDS encoding YfiT family bacillithiol transferase yields MENDTLEKLRYPIGKYEIPEKITENHLKEWIAILEHLPQRLNDMVISLTAQQLETPYRPGGWTVRQLIHHISDSHHHSYIRFKWALTEDTPVIKPYFEKEWSKLFDAKTAPIQMSLDHLKAVHAKLVYLLKGLSSEQLQRKFIHPVGNEETTLLENVGRYAWHGSHHFAHIKNLIEREGW; encoded by the coding sequence ATGGAAAATGATACATTGGAAAAACTACGATATCCCATTGGTAAATATGAGATTCCTGAGAAGATTACTGAAAATCATTTAAAAGAATGGATTGCCATACTGGAGCATTTACCCCAGCGATTGAACGATATGGTGATTTCACTTACGGCTCAACAATTGGAAACCCCATATAGGCCAGGAGGATGGACCGTTAGACAGTTGATACATCATATTTCTGACAGCCACCACCACAGTTACATACGATTTAAATGGGCTCTAACGGAAGATACACCCGTTATAAAACCTTATTTTGAGAAAGAGTGGTCCAAATTATTCGATGCAAAGACTGCACCCATTCAAATGTCACTGGACCATCTTAAAGCTGTCCATGCCAAATTGGTTTACCTGCTAAAAGGGCTTTCCAGTGAGCAACTCCAGCGAAAATTTATACATCCGGTGGGGAATGAGGAAACGACTTTGTTGGAAAATGTGGGTCGCTATGCTTGGCATGGCAGCCACCATTTTGCACATATTAAAAATTTAATCGAAAGAGAAGGCTGGTAG
- a CDS encoding N-acetyltransferase, with protein MRIVLEPLSPKTIDNYISIGTKSYKEHYLHLWENENPTPYIEKSFTKDVVKTELANTNMVHFLVKAEHTTIGIVKLVIDCPLDELPANDLVLIEKIYLLREFSGKGNGKKALQLIEAYAKGLKKKMIWLDTMKKANAINFYIKNGFQIKRESELTLKGVKPSEKAMWILTKSV; from the coding sequence ATGAGAATTGTCTTGGAACCTCTTTCGCCCAAAACTATAGATAACTATATTTCTATTGGCACAAAATCGTATAAAGAACATTATTTACATTTATGGGAAAATGAAAATCCCACTCCATATATCGAAAAAAGTTTCACCAAAGACGTAGTCAAAACTGAATTGGCAAATACGAATATGGTCCACTTTTTAGTGAAAGCTGAACATACAACTATAGGAATTGTTAAGCTTGTGATAGATTGCCCATTAGATGAACTCCCAGCAAACGATTTGGTATTGATTGAAAAAATCTACTTGCTACGAGAATTTTCTGGTAAAGGAAACGGAAAAAAAGCATTGCAATTAATTGAAGCTTATGCAAAAGGGCTCAAGAAAAAGATGATATGGTTGGACACCATGAAAAAAGCAAACGCCATCAACTTTTATATAAAGAATGGTTTTCAGATAAAAAGGGAAAGTGAACTTACACTTAAAGGGGTAAAACCGTCAGAAAAAGCGATGTGGATTTTAACCAAATCTGTCTAA
- a CDS encoding cupin domain-containing protein codes for MKINPKEAIKKLSEQNSPFIRLFEHGTLQVEIYKPEQLDLQQPHAQDEIYVIISGTGEFLNGTERTTYGPGDFLFVPSGVVHRFENFTEDFSTWVFFYGPEGGEGNQQKV; via the coding sequence ATGAAAATAAATCCAAAAGAAGCTATAAAAAAGTTATCGGAACAAAACTCTCCGTTTATCCGTTTGTTTGAGCATGGTACTTTGCAGGTAGAAATCTATAAACCCGAACAATTGGATTTGCAGCAACCACATGCCCAAGATGAAATCTATGTCATAATCTCAGGAACGGGAGAGTTTTTGAATGGTACCGAGCGAACTACCTATGGTCCTGGGGATTTTTTATTCGTTCCCTCAGGAGTTGTGCATCGGTTCGAAAATTTTACGGAAGATTTTTCAACATGGGTATTTTTCTATGGTCCCGAAGGCGGTGAAGGAAATCAACAAAAGGTATGA
- a CDS encoding thioredoxin family protein: MARTPSNMLPLGTKAPSFNLLDTVTDKFRSLEELKGGNGTLIMFICNHCPFVIHVSPEISKMGKEYQDKGIHFIAISSNDVVNYPQDAPHLMKLKAKEEEYSFPYLYDESQEVAKAYDAACTPDFYLFNAQSELVYRGQLDDSRPGNGIPVTGSDLRNAMDSLLNRKAISAHQKPSIGCNIKWKDNR, translated from the coding sequence ATGGCTCGTACACCAAGTAATATGTTGCCCTTGGGCACAAAAGCACCTTCGTTTAACCTACTTGATACGGTAACCGATAAATTTCGTTCCCTTGAAGAATTGAAGGGAGGAAACGGTACGCTCATCATGTTTATTTGTAACCATTGTCCATTTGTCATCCATGTTAGCCCAGAGATTTCCAAAATGGGAAAAGAGTACCAGGACAAGGGCATACATTTTATAGCTATTTCTAGTAACGACGTGGTCAACTATCCCCAAGATGCACCACATTTAATGAAACTGAAAGCAAAAGAAGAAGAGTATTCGTTTCCATACTTATATGATGAATCACAAGAAGTAGCCAAAGCATACGATGCGGCATGCACACCTGATTTTTATCTTTTTAATGCACAGTCGGAACTAGTGTACCGAGGACAGTTGGACGATTCCAGACCGGGGAATGGTATCCCTGTAACGGGTTCGGATTTACGCAACGCCATGGATTCTTTATTAAATAGAAAAGCTATAAGTGCCCATCAAAAACCAAGCATAGGTTGCAACATAAAATGGAAGGATAATCGTTAA
- a CDS encoding M14 family zinc carboxypeptidase, which produces MRLTSILLFALFSFTLTAQNVTLEYYLPDNVTYDQNIPKPSEIIGHEVGEWHVTHDKLMFYMQQLASSSDRITIENRGETFEGRPILLLTITTPENHQNIENIQQQHIGLSEGNTGLNTSEMPIIVYQGFSIHGNEPSGSNASLAYAYYLAAAQGPEIEAMLDNMVVLLDPCFNPDGLQRFAYWANVNKSKNLNPDNNEREYHEVWPGGRTNHYWFDMNRDWLPVQLPESRARIETFHKWLPNILTDHHEMGTNSTFFFQPGEPSRVNPLTPKINQELTKEIGTYHAKALDKIGSLYYSEENYDDYYYGKGSTFPDVNGSIGILFEQGSSRGHIQESENGILTFPFTIRNQFTTAMSTIEAAKNMRTKILDYQQKFYGDMRNEATKSKTKAIVFGDSKDAYKTWHLAEILNRHKIKFHELASDTKIGGKMYKKGYSYVVPMNQKNPRLINAMFEKRTTFQDSLFYDISAWTFPLAFNLDYANLTSLSNAGDEVIDFNPPSGRVDKQSNYAYLFEWNEYYSPKMLNKILEKGLRAKTAKSPFTLEGKDYDYGTIMIPVHNQEMNPKELYDFLNEIAKESGIEITAVSTGLTQGIDLGSNDFDPIKKQKVAILVGDGIRPYDAGEIWHLFDTRYDIKITKIDTRYFNTVDLAEYSDLIIPSGWRSSILDKKGAEKIKSWVKSGGTIIGYRNTANWFKKHEFLKLQMKEDTLVAKNIPFDRKRDFSGAQVTGGAIFEAKLDRSHPINYGYKNDKLALFRNTNIYLKPEKNSYDNPIQYTNDPLLSGYISEENEELIKNSVPFKVKRMGKGSVILFTDNTNFRAFWYGTNKLLMNAIFFGQMM; this is translated from the coding sequence ATGAGGTTGACCAGCATCCTGCTTTTTGCACTCTTTAGCTTTACCCTTACCGCACAAAATGTAACATTGGAGTATTATTTACCCGATAATGTGACTTATGACCAAAATATTCCAAAACCATCAGAAATCATTGGGCATGAAGTTGGGGAGTGGCATGTAACGCATGACAAGCTTATGTTCTACATGCAACAATTGGCTTCATCCAGCGATAGGATAACCATCGAAAATCGCGGAGAAACATTTGAGGGCAGACCTATACTTTTACTTACGATTACCACACCTGAAAATCATCAGAATATTGAAAATATACAGCAACAACATATTGGGCTGTCCGAGGGAAATACTGGTCTGAATACATCTGAAATGCCCATCATAGTGTATCAAGGATTTTCCATTCACGGAAATGAACCAAGTGGGTCTAACGCTTCTTTGGCCTATGCTTATTATTTGGCTGCGGCACAGGGTCCAGAAATTGAAGCTATGTTGGACAATATGGTCGTTCTATTGGACCCCTGTTTTAATCCTGATGGGCTCCAGCGCTTCGCATATTGGGCCAATGTAAATAAGAGCAAGAACCTGAATCCCGATAACAATGAAAGAGAGTATCATGAAGTATGGCCAGGGGGAAGAACAAATCATTACTGGTTCGACATGAACCGTGATTGGCTACCCGTTCAATTGCCCGAAAGTAGGGCACGTATTGAAACCTTCCATAAATGGTTGCCCAATATTCTTACCGACCATCACGAAATGGGAACAAACTCAACATTTTTCTTTCAACCAGGAGAACCTAGCAGGGTAAATCCGTTGACGCCAAAAATCAATCAAGAGCTCACAAAGGAAATTGGAACCTATCATGCCAAGGCATTGGATAAAATAGGCTCGTTGTATTATTCAGAGGAAAACTATGACGATTATTATTACGGAAAAGGCTCTACTTTTCCAGATGTAAATGGTAGTATAGGTATTCTTTTTGAACAAGGAAGCTCAAGAGGGCATATTCAAGAAAGTGAAAACGGTATCTTAACGTTTCCGTTCACTATTCGGAATCAATTCACAACTGCCATGTCAACCATAGAGGCCGCCAAAAATATGCGTACCAAAATACTGGACTATCAACAAAAGTTTTATGGCGATATGCGCAATGAAGCGACCAAGAGCAAAACAAAAGCAATTGTCTTTGGTGATAGTAAGGATGCCTACAAAACATGGCATTTAGCCGAAATATTGAACAGGCACAAGATAAAATTTCACGAGTTGGCCTCTGACACCAAAATTGGAGGGAAAATGTATAAAAAAGGATATAGCTATGTGGTTCCCATGAATCAAAAAAATCCGAGACTTATCAATGCTATGTTCGAGAAAAGAACAACCTTCCAAGACAGTCTTTTTTATGACATATCCGCTTGGACTTTTCCTTTGGCATTCAATTTAGATTATGCAAACCTTACTTCACTTTCCAATGCAGGTGATGAAGTAATAGATTTTAATCCTCCCAGTGGCAGAGTCGATAAGCAAAGTAATTATGCTTACCTATTTGAATGGAATGAATACTATTCCCCAAAAATGCTGAACAAAATTTTAGAAAAAGGGCTAAGGGCAAAAACAGCAAAATCTCCATTTACTTTGGAAGGGAAAGATTATGATTATGGCACTATTATGATACCAGTGCATAATCAGGAAATGAATCCCAAGGAACTGTATGATTTTTTAAATGAAATCGCTAAAGAAAGTGGTATTGAAATCACAGCTGTTTCCACTGGCCTTACGCAAGGAATCGACTTGGGAAGTAATGATTTTGACCCTATCAAAAAACAAAAAGTGGCAATTTTAGTGGGCGATGGTATACGCCCTTACGACGCAGGCGAAATCTGGCATCTTTTCGATACGCGTTACGACATAAAAATCACAAAAATAGATACCCGTTACTTTAATACAGTGGATTTAGCAGAATACTCAGATTTAATCATTCCCAGTGGTTGGAGGAGTAGCATTTTGGATAAAAAAGGAGCGGAAAAAATTAAAAGTTGGGTAAAGAGCGGCGGTACCATCATTGGATATAGAAACACCGCCAATTGGTTTAAAAAACATGAGTTCTTAAAACTACAAATGAAGGAAGATACATTGGTCGCCAAAAATATTCCATTTGATCGTAAACGCGATTTTAGTGGTGCACAAGTCACCGGTGGTGCAATCTTTGAAGCTAAGCTGGACCGCTCCCACCCCATCAACTATGGTTATAAAAATGATAAATTGGCATTGTTCCGAAATACCAATATTTATTTAAAGCCAGAAAAAAACAGCTACGACAATCCAATCCAATATACCAACGACCCATTGTTGAGCGGTTACATTTCCGAAGAGAATGAAGAACTTATCAAAAATAGTGTGCCCTTTAAAGTAAAAAGAATGGGCAAAGGAAGCGTTATTCTATTTACGGACAACACCAATTTTAGGGCATTTTGGTATGGAACCAATAAGTTGTTGATGAACGCTATTTTCTTTGGACAAATGATGTAA
- a CDS encoding PUR family DNA/RNA-binding protein, producing the protein MGDKDIMDQEEIYSKVLRAGRRTYFFDVRSTKAGDYYLTITESKKFTHDDGSFHYKKHKIYLYKEDFTAFKDIMEEMMDYIIDEKGQEVISERHQKDFKKEEETSSNESETKSSFTDVDFDDI; encoded by the coding sequence ATGGGAGATAAAGATATTATGGACCAAGAGGAAATTTACTCCAAAGTCTTAAGGGCCGGGAGAAGAACTTACTTTTTTGATGTAAGAAGTACTAAAGCCGGTGACTATTATCTAACCATCACAGAAAGCAAAAAATTCACCCATGATGATGGTTCTTTTCATTACAAAAAACACAAAATCTACTTGTACAAGGAAGATTTTACAGCTTTCAAGGATATCATGGAAGAGATGATGGATTACATCATAGATGAAAAGGGACAAGAAGTAATCTCAGAACGCCATCAAAAAGACTTTAAGAAGGAAGAAGAGACTAGCTCGAACGAAAGTGAAACCAAGAGCAGTTTTACCGATGTCGATTTTGATGATATCTAA
- a CDS encoding ABC transporter ATP-binding protein, whose amino-acid sequence MKELKHLNKYFKKYWLKLLLGILITIVARVFSLIMPSYVNKSIQAVEDFVSNTIPVSEAKGLLFEYILIIVGAALLSGLFTFLMRQTIINVSRYIEYDLKNEVFDHYQFLNLNFYKKNRIGDLMNRISEDVNQVRMYGGPAIMYGIQTITLFVCLIPLMFIKAPTLATYTLLPLPFLSVLIYQISKIIHKRSTKVQEYLSTLSTFTQESFSGVAVIKAYGLEPKINAELGDLALEGKNTSMDLAKVNAWFFPLMILLIGISNIFVIYIGGKQYINGEIATIGIIAEFILYVNMLTWPVAIVGWLTSIIQRAEASQKRINQFLKIKPTIKNEVQKATPIKGSIEFKNVTFTYEDTDITALENISFQVKAGETVAFLGKTGSGKSTILDLVARLHDVSSGEILIDDTPIQQLNLNSLRSAIGAVPQDAFLFSDTIANNIRFGNEEASFDEIVKVAKKAVVHENIEGFAKKYDTILGERGITLSGGQKQRVSIARALLKDPRIYLFDDCLSAVDTETEEEILNNLKQLSQEKTTLLVSHRVSSAKNADKIIVLENGKILQEGTHEQLNSVEGYYKELYLNQLSEKE is encoded by the coding sequence AAGTACTGGTTAAAACTATTGTTGGGTATTCTTATTACCATAGTGGCCCGTGTTTTTTCCCTTATAATGCCTTCCTATGTGAACAAATCCATTCAGGCGGTCGAAGATTTTGTATCAAACACTATTCCTGTATCAGAAGCCAAAGGACTCCTATTCGAGTATATTTTGATTATTGTAGGCGCCGCCCTTCTCTCCGGTCTCTTTACTTTTTTGATGCGGCAGACCATTATAAATGTTTCCCGCTATATTGAATACGATTTAAAAAATGAGGTTTTTGATCATTATCAATTCTTAAACCTTAACTTCTATAAAAAGAATCGTATTGGGGATTTAATGAACCGAATCAGTGAGGATGTCAATCAAGTTCGCATGTACGGTGGACCGGCCATTATGTATGGGATACAGACCATTACACTTTTTGTATGCTTAATTCCATTGATGTTCATAAAAGCACCGACTCTCGCAACTTATACCTTGCTCCCATTGCCATTTTTATCGGTTCTCATATACCAAATCAGTAAAATCATTCACAAGAGAAGTACTAAAGTCCAAGAATACCTATCTACACTTTCTACGTTTACGCAAGAGTCTTTCTCTGGGGTCGCGGTCATAAAAGCATATGGGTTAGAGCCAAAAATCAATGCAGAGCTTGGTGATTTGGCTTTGGAAGGAAAAAATACCAGTATGGATCTGGCTAAAGTTAATGCATGGTTTTTTCCATTGATGATCTTACTTATTGGAATCAGTAATATTTTTGTGATTTATATAGGCGGAAAGCAATATATCAATGGTGAAATTGCAACTATTGGTATTATAGCCGAGTTTATACTATATGTAAACATGCTTACTTGGCCTGTTGCCATCGTGGGGTGGCTTACCTCAATTATACAAAGAGCAGAAGCTTCACAAAAAAGAATCAACCAGTTTTTAAAGATAAAGCCAACCATAAAAAATGAGGTTCAGAAAGCTACTCCAATTAAGGGAAGCATAGAATTTAAAAACGTGACCTTCACTTATGAAGACACAGACATCACCGCTCTAGAAAATATCTCTTTTCAAGTAAAAGCTGGTGAAACCGTTGCGTTTTTAGGAAAGACCGGTTCAGGAAAATCTACTATTTTGGATTTGGTAGCCCGATTGCACGATGTATCCTCAGGCGAAATATTGATTGATGACACTCCAATTCAACAATTAAATTTAAATAGTCTGCGAAGTGCTATCGGAGCTGTACCACAAGATGCCTTTCTTTTCTCAGACACCATTGCCAACAATATCCGTTTTGGTAATGAAGAAGCTTCTTTTGACGAGATAGTTAAGGTTGCAAAAAAAGCTGTAGTACACGAAAATATAGAAGGTTTCGCCAAAAAATACGACACCATTCTAGGTGAAAGGGGCATCACCCTAAGTGGAGGGCAAAAACAGCGTGTTTCCATAGCCCGAGCGTTGTTGAAAGACCCAAGAATATATCTTTTTGATGATTGTCTCTCGGCAGTGGATACCGAAACTGAAGAGGAAATACTTAATAACTTAAAACAGCTTTCACAAGAAAAAACCACCTTATTGGTTAGCCATAGAGTATCTTCTGCTAAAAATGCCGACAAGATCATTGTACTTGAAAATGGTAAAATATTACAAGAAGGGACACATGAGCAATTGAATAGCGTAGAAGGATACTATAAAGAATTGTATCTTAATCAACTCTCTGAGAAAGAATAA